A section of the Deltaproteobacteria bacterium genome encodes:
- the cysK gene encoding cysteine synthase A, with protein MNIFPGIQNTIGMTPLVRIRRLFENKSCDLLAKLEFFNPLSSVKDRIAAAMIDQAELDGLVGPDTLIVEPTSGNTGIALAFIAAAKNYRLCLTMPETMSLERRKLLKHLGADLVLTPGSEGMPGAIKKAEGIAAGRADTFMPNQFQNPANPDIHRITTAKEIWEDTAGQVDVLVSGVGTGGTITGIARAIKEKKPDFKAIAVEPEASPVISGGKPGPHKIQGIGAGFIPLNLDTELIDEVVTVSDQEAFENARLLARKEGILCGISSGAAMAAALKIARRNDSKGKCIVVILPSTGERYISTDLFLE; from the coding sequence ATGAACATTTTTCCCGGAATACAGAACACCATCGGCATGACGCCCCTGGTACGCATACGCAGGCTTTTTGAAAACAAATCCTGTGACCTGCTTGCAAAGCTCGAATTTTTCAACCCCTTGAGCAGCGTCAAGGACCGCATTGCCGCCGCCATGATCGATCAGGCGGAACTGGACGGCCTGGTCGGCCCGGACACCCTTATCGTGGAACCCACCAGCGGCAATACGGGTATCGCGCTGGCATTTATCGCGGCGGCGAAGAACTATCGTCTCTGCCTGACCATGCCGGAAACCATGAGCCTCGAACGCCGCAAACTGCTCAAGCACTTGGGAGCCGATCTGGTATTGACACCGGGGTCCGAAGGTATGCCGGGCGCCATAAAGAAGGCCGAAGGGATTGCCGCCGGTCGAGCCGACACGTTCATGCCGAACCAGTTCCAAAACCCTGCGAACCCCGATATACACAGGATTACCACCGCCAAGGAGATCTGGGAAGATACAGCGGGCCAGGTGGACGTTCTGGTCTCCGGCGTGGGTACCGGCGGCACGATCACCGGTATTGCCCGGGCCATAAAGGAGAAAAAGCCCGACTTCAAAGCCATTGCCGTGGAACCTGAAGCCTCGCCCGTTATTTCAGGCGGCAAACCGGGGCCGCACAAAATTCAGGGTATCGGAGCCGGGTTCATTCCCCTTAATCTGGACACGGAGCTCATCGATGAAGTCGTCACGGTGAGCGATCAAGAGGCGTTTGAAAACGCGCGCCTGCTGGCAAGAAAAGAAGGTATTCTCTGCGGCATCTCATCCGGGGCCGCCATGGCCGCCGCCCTGAAAATTGCCCGGCGGAACGATTCAAAAGGAAAATGTATCGTCGTCATTTTGCCGAGTACCGGAGAGCGCTACATCAGTACCGACCTCTTTCTCGAATGA